Sequence from the Zeugodacus cucurbitae isolate PBARC_wt_2022May chromosome 2, idZeuCucr1.2, whole genome shotgun sequence genome:
catacattgagattttttatttaaagaaatcaagTTTTACGAATGTCGATTGCGTAGCTTCTCTAgtcaagtaaatattaaaaaaatgccgttatttttctttttttgtattattatattattcatgcctatgtattgtatattcaaatgtaattttattaaaactgctTCCTGGATAGTATCTTTATATGTGTACTTGTAAATTTATTTCGAGAACAAAATAAATCTGCTTCCTTTTTATTACTGTATGACAGGTAcggttttttcttttcttcagatGAACAGTTGTAGCTTTTCCAATGCAATCTTGaattaatatcaatatttttaaggagtattatcaattttaaaactattattttattgaaaaaatgtaaacttggaattttaaataatcacacaaatacaaatagacAACTGCTGTCGAAATTGTTTACAATTCATTCAAAGAAGAAAGCTTTTCTACTGAAAACGTTGCAATTTCATCTATTCAAAAtgtaacgggaattgtaaaaattaaaatttcacggaTTTGGAGAGttccataaaataaaatttataatgttggtatacatatatatatttttcagctgtattcattgcaGCTGCTAAGGTTAGACGAGTTTTTGTGAGCCTGGCGATTTTGATTACACTTCGTTCCTTTTCGTGAAGGGCCGTCGTTTTAGCATAGCAAGCATAGACGAAATTGATGAagtcgagtttgagaagtgtttcgacgattggaagaagcgttcACATAAgtgcattaatttaaaatttcaatttattcataaccaattacgagatatacgaaagccaagtcgcataggagctacttttctcatttcgatttttctactgcatttggttattagtcaaaattgttaaagaaacatatcatgtattaaTTCTTGtattgtgtaaaacctttataagggtacaaagagcaaaataaaatgcataagaaagcatacgattgcaaataactgtaagtttttgctctcttattatcctatattttaatgtcccgtgcgacatcaaaaaacaacactttatttttatacaattaaaataaaaaaaaaattattattcgttCTGATGGTAACTGCTCTcagattaaaaacaaatttatattatcaaaaaaaaaatcaaaatactcttcaaaaacaaaatagtacaACTGTgcttaaaattaattgtatgtcatcagattgaaaatcattccataatatataatttagataCAAAATGGTTAAATGCATTCCAGGTATATCCCAGTTGCATTTCTTTTGTTGCGATGGTCAAGAAGTAAAAACTGCTTCATATTCattatactattttcatttcataatttagaaaatttttgttgtgtttctcgtttgatgttatttaaaaataaatacatttactactttttaaatgattttgctGGCCGCGTTGGTACATAATTCCATATTATCACAACATAATCaatctaaataataaatattatgatggaaaaaatgtTCCGTGCGAATgtgtgttaataattaatttaaaaaaaaactataaattatttttgggagaaattcataccaaatttaaatattctacaatCAAAAGCAtgtgaatattgcctcacaattcgctgaattCGCCgtgccgtttgaatcgttgtacccaaaaacgacttccatttttccgttccaaaatcaaccttaacactaaatgtagacctactaaaaaatcctactgtcaaaattaaaaaaaaaaaacatttcagttcataattatttttagttgaaatgtttgcgattgtcacgttcgacatggcggaaatgcccaaatgtaaattttccttcaataattaaaattttcttacgattcaaataaatattagataACGTGTCGTAAGGTATTTAACTGTTGTTATAATTTTCTAATGATGGTATGATATGACACTCcacacttatgtacatatgattTACATAATTTGAATTACTATAATTTACACAATAAGTGAAAACTGCAATTTTGGAATGACCATGCTTATGTGTGCCTTATATGCTTAGCACTTAATAATGAGAGGAAAAATGTGTATGCCCCATTCATCAGACACCTTTACTAACGGTTGcctgtaaattttaaaattaaacgtgttatatgtatataccaaagtgatcagggtgatgatTGGAGTTGACATCGATAACAtgaaatatcttgatgaaacttagtACACGTGTTCCTCGGCACCATAAAATTGGTATTGTagatggacgaaatcggaccactaccacgcccacaaaatggtggaaaccgaaaccCTATAACAAGCTGTAACTAatccatatataaataaagttgtgaaaacaatatttggtacaaaggataaCACTAAGGAGTggtatatgtggatgtaatttctttcgaaaaatgggcgtggccttGACCATATATATCATAAACTACGAAAGTTATATCAATCAGACTTCCTGGAGGCATTTACAGTAGGCACTTCATTATGTAAcatgaaaatagatgaaatcgaaCCAAAAGCACGCCTaactctcatacaaaggttatattacTTTCTGGtgtcagtaaggaaaaacaccagaaactcaACTTtttatggtaaagatggtacattAAAGATGTACTAAGATTGGCGTgacacttatgagtcaaaaccCATGGGTGCGTTCGAGATGACAATCACGACAACAGTGTTGCGAATTTGTCAAAGTATCACATTCTGCATGGATTTTCGGCAACACTTGCGTCAGCATGGCGTTCTACCGACacattttttgaagaatttattcaaataatcgGCAACACAAATTTTGGTATGCACAACACAATGGATGAAGAAATCTTAACATAATCGTTTGATTTGTGACTCTCCTTTCTTCAAAATTGCTTCCaacaaaaagttaattttatgcttgttatttttacaatgtttagtaaaaaacaatttccattttgATCCATATAAGCAAATTTTTTGGCAAAACTAGCAACACATCAGGAGAGTATCAGCAACGTAGTGGCAAATATGCAACTGCAGTAATTATTACGTAGCTCGAACGCACCACTTTtatcaagaactactcgaccaatttcaacttttttataacttgaaaatgggcgaaattgctTTATAACcgcgtctacttcccatataacacaatttggaattttatttgattcgtttactttacaatatataaattaagcttcggtgaagatatcggaacaaaactggctccagatatcgaacatgggcGTCTCAGAGCTCTGTCGGATAttctaaacaaatttaaaggagatgtgttccttctaatagtgtgcctctgtgcccaaaatgggcaaaatctatTCAACACTTCCTCTAGCTTTCATCTACATACCTAATATACGGATATTcaaactttataccatatatattggttaatatgtgagacatcttagcaaaattaaacgAACGTAAAATTTAAGATACAATGCAGGTCGGTGTCAAAaatactttatgccgaatatgtgggtcaaattttgtgttatcataataaaattaaacaattaagtttcgagagtatgaaatgtgcGGTTATACCCACACCTAGCTCTTCCTtactgttttttatatatacataagtaggtAATTTactgttcttttttttttttgaagaaagcatgcctgacgtttggaatctcagtgtgctctggacaatccataaaaagggagaccccccaatctgcgccaactaccgtggtataagcctCCTCGATACCGCatataaggtcctgtcgagcgtattgtgtgaaagattaaagcccaccgtcaacgaactgattggaccttatcagtgtggctttagacctggaaaatgccttcgatagcacgaaaagcaGATCCTCTAACTcgaagcaaatatatatgttgagaaattctataaaaaatacagttgatctcctttttacacggtttttttttgcacggtttttttttacacggtgtttttgaacacttcccagttaccatttgtacacggttttactttttttacacggattttttattttaattgtatacttttttgcaataaaatcaaaattccatacgtcaatacgtcacaaatccaattctgttaatagaatttagtaaattttaaattagatttaaactaaaaaatataaatcttagattcgaaagccagtgaaaaggttgcaacaatttcaatacgtaaacaaataaatgaagctatatgaagaagtaagaaaaagaagacacagcgattattgacgaaactttgaaatgtattatttttttaccattcccagaatagttgttgtttgttccttctaacagtaatatgcacatacatataataccagaaaagtctataacaacaacaacattgtaaattctctgtacgaatagatagattttcatgtaaaataagatcttttttacacgttttctattttttgcacgatttttttcttaaattggtcccaatagcgagttttatataaaaatttaattttttttgcacggtttttttttacacgtgtaatttactgtcccagttaaccgtgcaaaaaggagatcaactgtaattatgtgtttatataaatttttaatgaaaatatggtCAACGTAAATGACTGTTTACTAGAACAAGTAAACAGCTAAAAGAGCaatgattaaatttaaaaacataaaaaatcaatacaTGTAAGTAATTAAGGACAAATTTCTTTAGGCACTTAAATTAATCTTTCTACAATACGTTTAGAGAGTTTATTGTCCGTCCATTTCTTCAATTCGTGCCGCCTCTTCGAATACATTCGGCACCACGGCATCGGTCGACTTTTCAATAAGATTATAGCGTTCTGCTGCAGTTAAGCACTGCTGAGCGATTTCGCGCGCTTTATTCCGAGTGTCATCTGCCAACTGTGACAAACCGCTAAGAAGTTCCATAATATCCGTTTCAAAAAGCTTCTGGGCAATATCTTCACCTgcatttatcatatttaatataACCACCACGCCACGATGTTGAACATCGGGACTAGGATTGGCAATTAACGTATGTAAAACCTGCAGCCAAGTTCCAATCTCTAATATTTTTTCGCAACAGACTTTGGAAACTGAAGTTAACATAGCCAATGCTCCGGCACAAGCTTTTGCAGTGTCCTCATCTTCCTCTTCACATAGCAATGCTAAGAATTTTACACGATCGTTAGGTTTCTCAAACATCTTTACAACCTCATCCGACATAACCAGGTTGCAGATGCATTGTGCCGCAGCACGCGTTAGGTATAAGTGATCTTCCATCaggtaaatttcaattttcgagACACCCTGTTCCTTTACTATACGTTGTCTTACACTCTCATTCATCGCTGCCAGATTAGTTAGTGACATAAGTGATTCAAAGTTCTCCAATGCGGTACAATCTTGAGCCAATAAATTCAAAAGAGGTCTTATAACATCCAAACTTCGCTGTCCAGCAAAAGCTACTTCGGGATTGATTGTAATACCGATGCGCGCTAACGCTTGTGAGGCATGACGTTTTCCTTTCTCTGTACCTTCTAACGCCATTCGCAACAACGCTTTGACTCCACCATCCTGCACAACCTTACCTCGTAGTTCTTGTAAACTACATACAGCATTTAGTACCCGGGCGATTAGCTCCTGTGAATTGTGACTTTCAGTTTTAGCAAGTGCACACAATGCTCCTGTTATTCCTTCATTTGCAAGAATAGTAATGCGTTTATTTACAAAGTCCGTATCATCTAGTTCATGTTCTTCTGGTATATGATGTTTAGCAAATTTCGCTAGCTCTATCATCTCTGCCAACATCTCTTGCTTCTCATACGCATTAACGAGATTAACAAATGTCGTAACTACCCCATAAAGACAGGATTGGTCACCGGAGCGTGCCAGATCAATGAGAGCATGAATGGCAGGCTTGTCTTCGATCAGTTTCTCTTTTACCTCCGCATCAAGAGTAAGGTAAGCTAAACCGTCAGCAGCCCAACGGCGAATATCACGATCCTTACCAGGTTTGATCAAGAAACGACGACATGCCTCGGCTAATTTACTTGTCGCTCCATCAGCAAATGGTCGTATGGCAGCATCTTGGCCACCGTAACTGCCAAGTTTGCATAGCCCAACCAATGCACGTACACGTATATTGTCGTTTTTACATTTATACAGGTTTTTCAATATGTCTACTCCTTGAGCGCATAAAGCCTTAGCTTTGTCTTTCTTGGAAGCTGCAGCAACTATACATTCACAAGCAACTCGTTGTTGCAACTCATCATCAGTAGTGGCCATGGCTAAAATCATTTGCAAAATGCCTTCCCGCGCTATTATTTGGTTTCCAACATCCAATGGACCAGACAATAAAGAAGTAATAGCAACAGTTACCCGTATTTTAGATTCCATATCAGGATCTAAGAGTTTGTCTTTAATATACTCATCAATCTGATCTGAATAACGCTTTTTTGCTTCATCGTAATACATGTTCTCGTAAATTCTGGCCATGCACACGGAAGCAATTGTACGCGAAGATGGTGTTATCTCCATTGCGCTCTCGTACTTGTATTCCTCTAACTCAGAGCATACTTCTAATAGTCGATGTAGCCCACGTATTTCAACTAACCTCTCCGCCCATTCCAGAGCTGTATAGTGAATATTACGTGTCAATAACTCGATAATAGCATCGCGTGCCGGTCCGGAAATAGTGCGATCAGTTATAGTATAAACCAAACATGTAAGTAGTGTATCAATTTCCTTTTTATTCTGATCACAAAGATCCTTTTTAGGTTTACTTTCCGGTTTGTTTTCCATGCCCGACAATGAATTAATAATAGCTTGTAAACAGTATTGGGCTGCCGTAACACGTTCTTCATGCTTGTGATCTAAAACATGCAGAAACCATGGAACACCCAATTCCCTCAATACGGCCTTTGTTCGATCCACGGCTCCACCACACAATTCTCCAACGACACGAATCAAATTGCAATATATTTCAGGATCCTTTTCTAttttagtaattgaagaaatttttgtaATACACCCAGCTTTAAAAAGCATGTCAGCGCCGACCTCTTCTTTAGCTAGAACCAATAAATTATTGGCACCCGAGCGACGTTTATCTGAAGAAGTTTCCATATCAAAAGTGATTTCCATCATTTGATTGacctaaaaaattgtatttatgtatttctctCAATTACTTTTATGtcctatatattaaatatacctTAGTTGAAGTTTTTGCATTCTGCGCCACGCGTTCCTGCACAATTCGATGTAAACGTTGCAACATCGGCTGTACTGATTTATTTGTGGGATCTTCTTTGAACAAATCAGTAGCATCTTTATACGCCTCTTCAAATTTCTGCAAAGCTTCGTAGGCCTGAGCACGTCGAAACAATGCTTTTGGATCTTTTGGTGAAATACGTAAAGACTCGCTGCAGTCATTAAGAGCATCTTGATATTTCTCAAGTTTCAAGTAAGCGGCAGCccggtttttataaaaaatgggtAACTCCTTATGCTTTTCACCAGCCACTATAGCCTTTGTATAACATTTTACAGCCTCCTCCCACTTTTCAGACTTGAAAGCGTTATTGCCTTCAGTTTTGAAGGTGACAGCTTCAATTTCGCCTTCAACAGTCATATCTTAATTTCTTATTATTCAAACTTCAAGATACAATttataagtaattaaaaaatttgtatatgaatttataataaatattatgtcacgtcttttcttcaatatttaattatttacttccaTCTGCTGTTTGCTGTCTGCTGTCCACTTTTATAAGGTTGGGTAGCACAtgaataattttagattttctgACTGTCGAACATTCTCGATAACATTCTGCGTTGGTCGCGTGTAATTGACAGTTTTCCCGAATCTTCATGAAAATTCAGAAAAGCTCATTCACAAAATTTCAtactaaatgttctttattgTTCTTATTCTACAAAgcaatgaaaaatctataaataaaattcgtCCATCATtcctccattttttttttactttttttcttttgttttcgtttattttttgccCCActttgctttgacatttcatcgaGCAACTCAcagtgaataaaattttatatgacaACGTCTTACCATCAGATGTAATGTGTATTTTgtcaaacatttattttgtgaaatcaTTGAACGTACCATAATGATATAATCgtaacaaaaataatagaatGATTTGTAACCATTGTATAAAGTTTGTAACCGTAATAAAAACAACTCCATATAATTAGAGAAAGTGCAGTACAATTGGTGGATCCTGCAATGTATAACACCAAATGTCAGTCAATATTTCGCAACTTCTTACCGACGCATTTTCTCAACAATGTTAGTACTGTGCAGTATATTTGTACAAGTTCTCCGTGGAGAAGCGCCAACTATTATGAAGCACTTGGAATAACACAAAGCTCTACACAGAATGAAATCAAGTCAGCATATTATAAGCTTTCCATGCAATATCATCCAGACAAAAATAAAGGATGTGAAATATCTGCAAAAAAATTTCGTGAGATTTCCCAGGCCTATGAAGTACTTGGCAACTATCGACTTAGAAGGTTATATGACAAAGGTATTCACATTGTGGTATACAAGAAATTGGCAATTAAATTTCCTTATCATTTTATAGGTGTTATACACACAGCGGGAGCTACGTATGCACGACCAACTGAATATGAGACGGAGGTTGAAGATGACCCAGAAACGAAGTTCTACAAATCCCGGTTTAAAAAATCACAAGTTGCCGATGAAATGGGACGAACCCCTATATATGATTTTGATGAATGGTCTCGCGCACACTACGGAAAATCTTTCCAAAGGCGAAAAGAAGCTAAAGAGCGATTTGATCGAAAACAAGCGCAGCGCCGTGATCATGTATTAGCTTTACAAAACGAAATGGTACTATTCGGTTTTGTTTTCATAGTGGTGGCAATGTATGCAATATTCTACACTGAGTCCTCACTAGATGCACCAAAAGAGCGGGCCATTCGAAACACTTCGGAGAGAAGAAtagaaaatgataaaataacaacaagatcGCCTCCGGCCGAAACGTAATTGTGATAAAGAAGGACATAGGTGAcagtgttaatttttttattatttttattataataaatgaagAATTGTAAAGAAAGGGTTTGCTAAGTTAGACGAATTTTAAGATAA
This genomic interval carries:
- the LOC105208384 gene encoding dnaJ homolog subfamily C member 30, mitochondrial is translated as MYNTKCQSIFRNFLPTHFLNNVSTVQYICTSSPWRSANYYEALGITQSSTQNEIKSAYYKLSMQYHPDKNKGCEISAKKFREISQAYEVLGNYRLRRLYDKGVIHTAGATYARPTEYETEVEDDPETKFYKSRFKKSQVADEMGRTPIYDFDEWSRAHYGKSFQRRKEAKERFDRKQAQRRDHVLALQNEMVLFGFVFIVVAMYAIFYTESSLDAPKERAIRNTSERRIENDKITTRSPPAET
- the LOC105208387 gene encoding protein unc-45 homolog B gives rise to the protein MTVEGEIEAVTFKTEGNNAFKSEKWEEAVKCYTKAIVAGEKHKELPIFYKNRAAAYLKLEKYQDALNDCSESLRISPKDPKALFRRAQAYEALQKFEEAYKDATDLFKEDPTNKSVQPMLQRLHRIVQERVAQNAKTSTKVNQMMEITFDMETSSDKRRSGANNLLVLAKEEVGADMLFKAGCITKISSITKIEKDPEIYCNLIRVVGELCGGAVDRTKAVLRELGVPWFLHVLDHKHEERVTAAQYCLQAIINSLSGMENKPESKPKKDLCDQNKKEIDTLLTCLVYTITDRTISGPARDAIIELLTRNIHYTALEWAERLVEIRGLHRLLEVCSELEEYKYESAMEITPSSRTIASVCMARIYENMYYDEAKKRYSDQIDEYIKDKLLDPDMESKIRVTVAITSLLSGPLDVGNQIIAREGILQMILAMATTDDELQQRVACECIVAAASKKDKAKALCAQGVDILKNLYKCKNDNIRVRALVGLCKLGSYGGQDAAIRPFADGATSKLAEACRRFLIKPGKDRDIRRWAADGLAYLTLDAEVKEKLIEDKPAIHALIDLARSGDQSCLYGVVTTFVNLVNAYEKQEMLAEMIELAKFAKHHIPEEHELDDTDFVNKRITILANEGITGALCALAKTESHNSQELIARVLNAVCSLQELRGKVVQDGGVKALLRMALEGTEKGKRHASQALARIGITINPEVAFAGQRSLDVIRPLLNLLAQDCTALENFESLMSLTNLAAMNESVRQRIVKEQGVSKIEIYLMEDHLYLTRAAAQCICNLVMSDEVVKMFEKPNDRVKFLALLCEEEDEDTAKACAGALAMLTSVSKVCCEKILEIGTWLQVLHTLIANPSPDVQHRGVVVILNMINAGEDIAQKLFETDIMELLSGLSQLADDTRNKAREIAQQCLTAAERYNLIEKSTDAVVPNVFEEAARIEEMDGQ